Genomic segment of Ewingella sp. CoE-038-23:
TCTGCGGTCATACAGGTGCCCTGCAAAGGTTTCAAACTGATGAAAGGTCTATTATCATCGGCATCCTATGCCCTAAAGGAATGTAACGACTATGCGCTGTAAAACGCTAACTGCCGCCGCAGTAACTCTTGTAATGCTGACTGCGGGCTGTTCCACACTGGAAAAGGTGGTTTATCGGCCTGACATCAATCAGGGGAACTACTTGGCTCCTGCTGATGTTCAAAAGATTCATACCGGCATGACCAAGCAACAAGTGGCTTATGTCCTTGGTACCCCGATGCTGGACGACCCGTTTGGTAATGACACTTGGTACTACGTTTTCCGCCAGCAGCCTGGCCATGAAGGCGTGAAGCAACAAACCTTGACGCTGACCTTTAACCAAGCGGGAACGCTGACTAACGTTGATAACAAACCTGCGTTAAGCGACAAGAATTAATCTCCCTCCTGATGCTTGCTGGCAGCAGCCAGAATCCATCCTCGGGGTAAAAAAATAAGGCGCTCAAGGCGCCTTATTTTTTAGACTTTTCTGCTCGCAGACGTCTAAGCTCTTTTGGATCAGCAATCAGCGGCCGGTAAATTTCAATTCGGTCACCGTCAGCGATGATGTCCGCCAGCTTCACGGGGCGACTGTACACGCCAACTTTATTGTTCTTGAGGTCGATATCCTTCCTCAACTCCAATAAACCCGACGCGACAATGGCTTGCTCTACCGTGCTACCTTCTTCCAGCTTCACCGTGCGCAAATACTGCCGTTCAGGTAACGCATAAACCACCTCAACGCAGATCTCAGACACTGTAGACCTCTTTCGCACGCTGGGTGAAAGCCTGAACCATGCTGCCGGCTAGCTCTTTGAATATTTTACCAAACGCCAGTTCGATCAATTTGTTGGTGAATTCGAAATCAAGATTGAGTTCGACTTTGCAGGCCTCTGGGCTCAACGCGGTGAAATTCCAGCCGCCCATTAGCTTGCGGAAAGGTCCATCAACCAATTGCATATCGATGCGTTGATTGCTAAACAGCGTATTGCGCGTGGTAAAAGTTTTGCTGATCCCCGCCTTAGAAACATCAACCGCGGCGGTCATGGAATCTGGGCCTTGCTCAATAATTCGGCTACCCGTACACCCCGGCAGAAATTGAGGATAGGCATCAACATCATTCACTAAGGTGTACATCTGTTCTACGCTGAACGGCACGAGCGCAGAACGACTTATCTGTGGCATATCATTTTCCAAGTATCATAAATCGTACAAATCATACCATTTATCGACCTCGAGACAAAAAACTACCTCGGAGCGAAAGCAACAAAGGCCAAAAAACGCAGGCTGTTACCCCGTGGGGATTTCATTCCCCAATGCTTACAGTATAATAAGTGACACTATGACAAAGAAAAAAGCACATAAACCCGGTTCCGCGACTATCGCGATGAACAAACGCGCTCGCCATGAATATTTCATCGAAGATGAAATCGAAGCGGGGCTTGCTTTGCAGGGATGGGAAGTCAAATCGATGCGCGCTGGTAAAGCAAACATCACTGACAGCTATGTCACATTCCGCGACGGTGAAGCCTTTTTGTTTGGCGCAACTATTCAACCTCTCAATGTGGCGTCGAGTCACATCGTTTGTGACCCTACGCGTACTCGCAAACTCCTGCTCAACAAACGCGAGTTAGAAACGCTTTTCGGTAAGGTCAGTCGCGACGGCTACACCGTTGTTGCACTCTCCCTGTACTGGAAAAACGCCTGGTCGAAAGTCAAAATCGGCCTAGCAAAAGGTAAGAAAGAGCACGACAAGCGCGATGACATCAAAGATCGCGAATGGAAGTTAGACAAAGCACGTATCATGAAGCACGCAAATCGCTAAGCTACTGGCTTAGCATGCAGTTTTTCTGATATACTGCACGACAGTACTTGGGGCTGATTCTGGATTCGACGGGATTTGCGAAGCCCAAGGAGCATGCCGAGGGGCGGTTGGCCTCGTAAAAAGCCGCAAAAAAATAGTCGCAAACGACGAAAACTACGCACTAGCAGCTTAATACCCTGCTCAGAGCCCTCTCTCCTTAGCCTCCGCTCTTAGGACGGGGATCAAGAGAGGTCAAACCTAAAAGAGATCGCGTGGACACCTTGCCTGGGGTGAAAGCGTTAAACCCAATCAGGATAGTTTGTTAGTGGCGTGTCTGTCCGCAGCTAACCGGCGAATGTAAAGACTAGACTAAGCATGTAGTGCCGACGGTGTAGTAATTTCGGACGGGGGTTCAAATCCCCCCAGCTCCACCAAACAAGGTTTCGGTTATCACCAGATAAGGCCGTTACCGCAAAGAAAGCCGCAACCTGAAAGGGTTTGCGGCTTTTTTGTATCTGTAGAAGTCCGAGAAGATCCGACTGAAACCATCATCTCTTGGTATACCAATAAACGTATACCAATTAAGGGAAGATCCTTTCATGGCGCGGACTACACGCCCCATCACCCACACCGAAGTACAAAAGCT
This window contains:
- the bamE gene encoding outer membrane protein assembly factor BamE — translated: MRCKTLTAAAVTLVMLTAGCSTLEKVVYRPDINQGNYLAPADVQKIHTGMTKQQVAYVLGTPMLDDPFGNDTWYYVFRQQPGHEGVKQQTLTLTFNQAGTLTNVDNKPALSDKN
- a CDS encoding RnfH family protein is translated as MSEICVEVVYALPERQYLRTVKLEEGSTVEQAIVASGLLELRKDIDLKNNKVGVYSRPVKLADIIADGDRIEIYRPLIADPKELRRLRAEKSKK
- a CDS encoding type II toxin-antitoxin system RatA family toxin, whose protein sequence is MPQISRSALVPFSVEQMYTLVNDVDAYPQFLPGCTGSRIIEQGPDSMTAAVDVSKAGISKTFTTRNTLFSNQRIDMQLVDGPFRKLMGGWNFTALSPEACKVELNLDFEFTNKLIELAFGKIFKELAGSMVQAFTQRAKEVYSV
- the smpB gene encoding SsrA-binding protein SmpB translates to MTKKKAHKPGSATIAMNKRARHEYFIEDEIEAGLALQGWEVKSMRAGKANITDSYVTFRDGEAFLFGATIQPLNVASSHIVCDPTRTRKLLLNKRELETLFGKVSRDGYTVVALSLYWKNAWSKVKIGLAKGKKEHDKRDDIKDREWKLDKARIMKHANR